In Vigna angularis cultivar LongXiaoDou No.4 chromosome 8, ASM1680809v1, whole genome shotgun sequence, one DNA window encodes the following:
- the LOC108344357 gene encoding UPF0496 protein At3g19330 has protein sequence MPSILKCFSFNSSPSSSTIQYPSQGNNNTISDEYHHALHTTSFSEIRSNVEAQAYHLKPTRERVQQALAHSNPESLTRLLSAFFEHTEAASDLCLNLHHSVLHARALHAPLLDLFRTLDPSHPSQNDCVRALDVFHPFHTLPNPIPDFHTFSAIRTDLSALKTTLDRRAARSLRNLRLSRRVLRGSAVCLVVVAAAVIVATVAAAVHAVVAIAGSGAGFALPVCASEKRELARLRQLHAAAKCAYVLSNDLGTIDALVSRLRAAVEGDKVLVSLGLERGNERYLVEEVIKQLWKSHQGFLHQVEDLEEHIFLCFYNINKHKHLSLGGKG, from the coding sequence ATGCCTTCAATTCTCAAATGTTTCTCCTTCAACTCATCACCTTCTTCCTCAACCATTCAATACCCTTCCCAAGGTAACAACAACACCATCTCCGACGAGTACCACCACGCCTTACACACCACGTCTTTTTCAGAGATTCGCTCAAACGTCGAGGCCCAAGCCTACCACCTCAAACCCACGCGCGAGCGCGTCCAGCAAGCTCTAGCCCACTCCAACCCGGAGAGCCTCACACGCCTCTTGTCCGCGTTCTTTGAACACACTGAAGCTGCCTCTGACCTCTGCCTCAACCTCCACCACTCCGTCCTTCACGCGCGTGCCCTCCACGCGCCGCTCCTCGACCTCTTCCGAACCCTTGACCCTTCCCACCCCTCCCAAAACGACTGCGTTCGCGCCCTCGACGTCTTCCACCCTTTCCACACCCTCCCAAACCCCATCCCCGACTTCCACACCTTCTCCGCCATCCGCACCGACCTCTCCGCCCTCAAAACCACCCTCGACCGACGCGCCGCCAGATCGCTCAGGAATCTACGCCTCTCCCGCCGCGTCCTCCGCGGCTCAGCCGTCTGCCTCGTTGTGGTCGCAGCTGCCGTGATTGTCGCCACCGTGGCCGCCGCGGTGCACGCTGTGGTTGCAATTGCTGGAAGTGGTGCCGGTTTTGCTCTGCCGGTTTGTGCCTCTGAGAAGAGAGAACTTGCGAGACTGAGGCAGCTTCATGCTGCTGCCAAATGTGCTTACGTTTTGAGCAACGATCTCGGGACGATCGACGCCCTGGTGTCGCGGCTGCGCGCGGCGGTGGAGGGGGACAAAGTATTAGTGAGCCTTGGATTGGAGAGGGGGAATGAGAGGTATCTTGTGGAGGAAGTAATCAAGCAGCTCTGGAAGAGTCACCAGGGGTTTCTACACCAGGTCGAGGATCTTGAGGAGCATATTTTCCTCTGCTTTTATAACATTAACAAG